The proteins below come from a single Saccharophagus degradans 2-40 genomic window:
- a CDS encoding DNA-binding protein, with translation MARPGVTYYDISRAAEAVKARGSEPTIDRVREQLGTGSKSTIAPLLKQWRNNAELNIEESDSGLPSDLISAVKSLRDRVQQASEEAVEQAKQDYQSRVQALERTLADTQKELSEALGRERTLKQQITDLETNSRKLNGELNGLESRFAVTESERDALQARVQELKETFSELKDENRAVRDHFEHYQQRTAEDRQLERDQFQSQLRQLQSQVESLTMQLTRSQTEKEDYRSRYDNAQGQAEKVVYENQELRLKLESCGTRIKELEAECGNKNKEIIEFDQNISQFRTEVQSLKERLASKSATLQGVETDLQEIREYADRLEAENKEISEEKAVLQGRLVQLQASLGGGK, from the coding sequence ATGGCCCGACCCGGTGTGACTTACTATGACATCAGTCGAGCTGCTGAAGCGGTTAAAGCGCGAGGCAGCGAACCCACTATTGATCGCGTTCGGGAGCAGCTCGGAACGGGTAGTAAAAGCACCATCGCGCCTTTATTAAAACAGTGGCGAAACAATGCTGAGTTGAACATCGAGGAGTCTGATAGTGGCTTGCCTTCGGATCTTATCAGTGCCGTAAAATCCTTGCGCGACCGCGTCCAGCAAGCATCAGAAGAAGCGGTTGAGCAGGCGAAGCAGGACTATCAGTCCCGAGTCCAGGCGCTTGAACGCACACTTGCTGACACCCAAAAAGAACTGTCTGAAGCCTTGGGTCGAGAACGAACCTTAAAGCAGCAAATCACTGATCTTGAAACTAATTCTCGTAAATTAAACGGTGAGCTTAACGGCTTGGAATCCCGCTTCGCGGTGACCGAGTCCGAACGTGATGCTTTACAAGCCCGTGTGCAGGAGCTTAAAGAAACGTTTTCTGAGTTAAAGGATGAAAACAGAGCGGTGCGCGATCATTTTGAGCATTATCAGCAGAGAACGGCGGAGGACCGCCAGCTTGAAAGAGACCAATTTCAATCTCAACTAAGGCAGTTACAGTCTCAAGTAGAAAGCCTGACTATGCAATTGACACGTTCTCAGACAGAAAAGGAAGATTATCGATCGCGGTATGATAACGCTCAAGGTCAGGCCGAGAAAGTTGTTTATGAAAACCAGGAGCTGCGACTCAAGTTGGAGTCCTGCGGAACGCGGATCAAAGAACTCGAAGCAGAATGCGGTAACAAGAACAAAGAGATTATCGAATTTGACCAAAATATCAGCCAATTTAGGACTGAAGTTCAGAGCCTGAAAGAGCGGCTCGCGAGCAAAAGCGCCACGTTACAGGGTGTCGAGACGGATCTTCAAGAGATTCGTGAATATGCAGATCGTCTTGAAGCTGAGAATAAAGAAATTTCTGAAGAAAAAGCTGTACTTCAGGGGCGCCTGGTACAGTTGCAGGCATCCCTCGGAGGCGGAAAATGA
- a CDS encoding tyrosine-type recombinase/integrase — MPTNIPKPVALFPAHPELKSLDFGEYKDLKQFLDSGETWWQTHWSWGREFLSYIGRNKSEHTFTRFRSETERFLLWVFLFKFKPMEQLRKADILEYADFCWQPPVSWICTANHEKFVFHSGHYTQNPLWAPFKLQLPKKASDDQILDKKKYKPSQQTLAAMFTAVIAFYKFLMNEEYLYGNPAQIAKSDCRHFIKDAQVKEIRRLSESQWQYVFNVALELANQDRIYERSLFVITALKTLFLRISELSERPNWTPVMSHFWQDSDGNWWLKIFGKGRKLRDITVPNSFIDYLKRYRQFRGLSPLPSSGENHPIVEKIRGQGGMTSRQLIRIVQQVFDMAYEKMKNAEGEDNARKLREASSHWLRHTGASMEVERGRALKDLSEDLGHSSMATTDTIYVQTENRVRAESGKNRKVN; from the coding sequence ATGCCCACCAACATTCCCAAGCCAGTCGCCTTATTTCCAGCGCATCCAGAACTCAAGTCGCTGGACTTTGGTGAATACAAGGACCTCAAGCAGTTTCTTGACTCTGGTGAAACCTGGTGGCAAACCCACTGGAGCTGGGGCCGAGAGTTCCTCAGTTATATCGGCCGAAACAAATCCGAACACACATTCACGCGATTCAGGAGCGAAACCGAACGGTTCCTGTTATGGGTTTTTCTTTTTAAATTCAAGCCTATGGAGCAACTGCGCAAGGCCGATATTCTGGAATACGCGGACTTTTGTTGGCAGCCGCCAGTTTCCTGGATCTGCACCGCGAACCATGAAAAGTTTGTTTTCCATAGCGGGCATTACACACAGAATCCCTTGTGGGCACCATTCAAACTTCAGCTACCCAAGAAAGCCTCGGACGACCAGATTTTAGACAAAAAAAAATATAAGCCATCTCAACAGACGCTCGCAGCCATGTTTACCGCCGTGATTGCGTTTTACAAGTTTTTGATGAATGAAGAGTATCTATACGGTAATCCGGCACAAATCGCCAAGTCTGATTGTCGTCATTTCATCAAGGATGCTCAGGTCAAAGAAATTAGGCGCTTGTCAGAATCTCAGTGGCAGTATGTCTTTAATGTTGCGTTGGAGCTGGCAAATCAAGACAGAATTTACGAACGCAGCTTGTTTGTGATTACCGCGCTAAAAACGCTGTTTTTACGTATTTCTGAGCTGTCCGAACGCCCAAATTGGACACCGGTGATGAGTCATTTTTGGCAGGACTCTGACGGTAACTGGTGGCTGAAAATATTTGGCAAAGGTAGAAAACTACGAGACATTACGGTCCCAAACAGCTTTATCGATTATCTCAAACGATACCGGCAATTTCGTGGCCTGAGCCCCCTACCATCCTCAGGCGAAAATCATCCTATTGTCGAAAAAATCCGTGGTCAGGGCGGGATGACATCCAGACAGCTCATTCGAATCGTCCAGCAGGTTTTTGATATGGCCTACGAGAAAATGAAGAACGCTGAGGGTGAAGACAATGCGCGCAAGCTGCGAGAAGCTTCCTCGCATTGGTTGAGGCACACCGGCGCAAGTATGGAAGTTGAGCGCGGCCGCGCTCTGAAAGATTTATCTGAAGATCTGGGACACTCAAGTATGGCGACCACCGACACCATCTATGTACAGACAGAAAATCGCGTTCGTGCTGAAAGCGGAAAAAACAGGAAAGTAAATTAG
- a CDS encoding three-Cys-motif partner protein TcmP, producing the protein MPKKKKEKYTWAVGKPLPELDEHSQAKHRIISDYIQRYVEVYMSNTSIEGLRLSIVDGFSGGGKYRDILTNDTVDGSPFVILNAIKEVEERINQGRIKRRSIDAHYFFIDCIKQHTEFLKNEIQQSHFKGGLGETIFLHTDIFARAAPAVIDAIHKRNKAQRCLFILDQYAYKDVPFNTVNYILEKLKGSEVILTFNVNALMNYFSECDSNRKALENIHLDQYIDWRRVAALKEAGKGKAAVQEQLANAIYKASGARHITLFFVTPKNGLTYWLVHLSKVYRARDVMMSLHWKHSNSSFSHHMAEGIFSLGYTATETPGQSSFDLMTEFDFSSDAETRCIRRLSEDIPRHIFNLNEPIPFSCLVDQIGSYTPAAEHQIRRALTSSLKNKEIKILNSTGKYLNSANQARAEDLISYNQKSIFIL; encoded by the coding sequence GTGCCCAAAAAGAAAAAGGAAAAATATACATGGGCTGTTGGCAAACCACTGCCTGAATTAGATGAGCATAGCCAAGCAAAGCATCGCATCATTTCGGACTACATTCAACGCTACGTTGAAGTGTATATGAGCAACACTTCGATTGAAGGGTTGAGATTATCAATTGTTGATGGCTTTTCCGGTGGTGGAAAGTATAGGGATATTTTGACAAACGATACCGTTGATGGCTCTCCTTTTGTCATTTTGAATGCGATTAAAGAAGTTGAGGAGCGTATTAATCAGGGTCGAATTAAGCGGCGTTCCATAGATGCACATTACTTTTTTATTGACTGTATAAAGCAACATACTGAATTTCTTAAAAATGAAATTCAGCAGTCCCACTTTAAAGGAGGACTCGGCGAGACCATATTCCTGCACACCGATATCTTTGCCCGCGCCGCGCCTGCCGTAATTGATGCAATCCATAAAAGAAATAAAGCCCAGAGATGCCTCTTCATACTAGACCAGTATGCATATAAAGATGTTCCTTTTAACACAGTAAATTACATCCTGGAAAAATTAAAAGGCAGTGAAGTAATTCTGACGTTTAATGTAAATGCTTTGATGAATTACTTTTCAGAATGCGATTCAAATCGAAAAGCTTTAGAAAACATTCACCTCGATCAATACATTGACTGGAGGCGCGTCGCTGCGCTGAAGGAGGCGGGAAAAGGGAAGGCAGCAGTTCAAGAGCAGCTTGCAAATGCAATCTACAAGGCGTCTGGGGCAAGGCACATCACGCTTTTCTTTGTGACGCCTAAAAACGGTCTCACGTACTGGCTTGTCCACCTCTCCAAAGTTTATAGAGCCCGTGACGTTATGATGTCGCTCCATTGGAAGCATTCAAACTCGTCTTTTTCACACCACATGGCAGAGGGAATATTTTCACTTGGGTATACGGCGACGGAAACACCTGGACAGAGTAGTTTTGACTTGATGACTGAATTTGATTTCAGCAGCGACGCAGAAACAAGGTGTATTAGACGCTTATCCGAAGATATACCACGGCACATATTCAATTTAAATGAACCAATTCCTTTTTCTTGTCTGGTTGACCAGATAGGCAGCTATACTCCCGCCGCCGAACATCAGATTCGACGGGCGCTCACTAGCAGCCTAAAAAATAAAGAAATAAAAATATTAAACTCGACAGGCAAATACCTGAACTCTGCTAATCAAGCAAGAGCAGAGGACCTGATCTCGTACAATCAAAAATCAATCTTTATTCTTTAG
- a CDS encoding three-Cys-motif partner protein TcmP produces MKGDKFFDETREQSLVKATIVEKYFGAWSQIITGAQKRYHQHAQKIGYVDLFAGPGRYKDGAISTPLRVLNTALQNEQLHDRLITIFNDKDENHVRTLSEAISDLEQIKLLKHAPQIWNEEVGDNIALQFEKMSVIPVLAFIDPWGYKGLSLRLVNAFLKDWGCDCLFFFNYARINAGLSNSKVRRHMEALFESHTQALIDRVTGLPPEEREALIVEGIANALKTYGHRYVLPFCFKNESGKRTTHHLIFVTKHFKGYEVMKEIMAKESSTDHQGVASFQYMPAAALSQGLLFELNRPLNSLKDLLLLDFSGQSLTMIDIYRQHSIDKPFLNKHYKTVLKEMEEEGLIKTSGRKSKRGFADNILCVFP; encoded by the coding sequence ATGAAAGGCGATAAATTCTTTGATGAAACCCGAGAACAGTCTTTGGTCAAAGCAACCATCGTAGAAAAGTACTTTGGTGCCTGGTCGCAGATTATTACTGGTGCGCAAAAGCGCTACCATCAACATGCTCAGAAAATCGGGTATGTTGACTTGTTTGCTGGCCCCGGCCGATACAAAGATGGCGCTATATCAACTCCTCTACGGGTTTTAAATACAGCATTACAAAATGAGCAACTACATGATCGCCTTATCACAATCTTTAATGACAAAGACGAAAATCATGTAAGAACACTATCAGAAGCAATTAGTGATTTGGAACAAATCAAGTTATTAAAGCATGCTCCTCAGATTTGGAATGAGGAAGTAGGGGACAATATTGCGCTCCAGTTCGAGAAGATGAGTGTCATACCGGTACTCGCTTTTATTGACCCCTGGGGATACAAAGGTTTATCCCTTAGACTCGTAAACGCTTTTTTAAAAGATTGGGGCTGTGACTGCCTTTTCTTTTTTAACTATGCTCGTATCAACGCGGGTCTTTCAAATTCAAAGGTACGAAGACACATGGAAGCGTTGTTCGAATCACATACACAAGCTTTAATTGACCGTGTTACAGGTTTGCCCCCCGAAGAGAGAGAGGCATTGATCGTCGAAGGCATTGCAAATGCGCTCAAAACCTATGGTCACCGTTATGTGTTACCGTTTTGTTTCAAAAATGAGAGTGGCAAAAGGACAACTCATCACCTCATATTTGTAACAAAGCACTTTAAAGGATATGAAGTGATGAAGGAAATCATGGCAAAAGAAAGTTCCACCGATCACCAAGGAGTGGCGTCGTTTCAGTACATGCCTGCTGCGGCTCTCTCACAGGGATTACTTTTTGAGCTGAATAGACCTTTGAACTCACTAAAAGATTTGCTGTTGTTGGATTTTTCCGGCCAGTCTCTAACGATGATAGATATTTACCGTCAACACAGTATCGATAAGCCATTTTTAAATAAACATTATAAAACTGTGTTAAAGGAGATGGAGGAAGAGGGTTTGATAAAAACAAGTGGTAGGAAATCGAAAAGAGGCTTTGCGGACAATATTTTATGCGTGTTCCCATGA
- a CDS encoding phage Gp37/Gp68 family protein yields MATNSKIEWTEQTWNPVTGCTKVSPGCKYCYAEVMSKRLQAMGVSGYERGFSTISLMRERLDQPLQRKKPTVYFVNSMSDLFHEKVPFNYIDEVMAVIDQAPQHAFQILTKRAERMREYFETRRAPDNAWLGVSVEDKQYGKPRIAQLQRIRAKTRFLSIEPLLEDVGRISLRGIHWVIVGGESGVKARPMEESWVLKIKSQCERAGTDFFFKQWGAWGEDGIKRSKQANGRTLQGQTWNQIPAIAV; encoded by the coding sequence ATGGCTACCAACAGTAAAATTGAATGGACAGAACAAACCTGGAACCCAGTCACAGGCTGCACCAAGGTGTCTCCGGGTTGCAAGTATTGTTACGCTGAAGTGATGAGTAAGCGTCTGCAAGCTATGGGCGTTAGCGGCTATGAACGTGGATTCTCGACTATATCACTGATGAGAGAGCGACTTGATCAACCACTGCAGAGGAAAAAGCCCACTGTCTATTTTGTCAATTCAATGAGTGACTTATTCCATGAAAAAGTGCCCTTCAACTATATTGATGAAGTGATGGCGGTTATTGATCAGGCTCCTCAACATGCGTTTCAAATCTTGACCAAAAGAGCTGAACGCATGAGGGAGTATTTTGAAACGAGGCGAGCACCTGATAATGCCTGGCTAGGTGTGTCTGTAGAGGACAAACAATACGGAAAACCGAGGATCGCTCAGCTACAGCGGATTCGAGCGAAAACCCGATTCCTGTCAATTGAACCACTTTTAGAAGACGTAGGACGAATTAGTCTGCGAGGAATTCATTGGGTTATAGTTGGTGGTGAATCAGGTGTTAAAGCCCGACCGATGGAAGAATCCTGGGTTCTCAAAATTAAATCGCAATGTGAGCGTGCCGGCACCGACTTTTTCTTCAAGCAGTGGGGCGCCTGGGGTGAGGACGGGATCAAAAGGTCAAAACAAGCAAACGGAAGAACTCTGCAAGGCCAAACCTGGAATCAAATACCTGCGATAGCTGTATAA
- a CDS encoding DEAD/DEAH box helicase: MPINFEKRSPNKGTEKKVHPCEIYDTLDRNANKGPLRVPVQNAVLDNWFVNYRNQRDVILKLPTGEGKTLIGLLILQSKINQKKGSCLYICPNKYLADQVRIQADEFGIHHCAINENGLPEDFINGEKILITHAQIVFNGRSTNFGIGQDSIEVENILLDDAHSCIEIIKTASKFRIPRSSDCYHELLQIFGDALKSQGAGTYADICNESKSAILAVPYWEWESKQDEVIQILSKYNKSMDKSVWFVWDLLKDNLDNCTAVFSGAGIEISPRLLPMEMFGAFYNASHRVFMSATISNDSFFIRDLGLTKEVIEMPLTFDKKWSGEKMVLIPSLIDGSLTRESLVNWIGKWRNTNYGVVAITPSNWHKKIWESLGSTAVDASNLLEEVEKLKLGHFPSPVVMAAKYDGVDLPDNMCRILVIDSLPITETITEKYIECCIPNSTFTQIKTAQTIEQGLGRAVRGEKDYCVVLLLGNDLVKQIRFKGSRPYLSPQTRKQIDIGLDLAKYAREDMDESQNYIQMLISVINQGLGRDESWKQFYISNMDSIDLDDSRSTEISDEMLIQERKAECYHSEGKHTDAANAIQVLLDKHSATLSKEERGWYLQEMSRYLYAQNRVEGMAMQVNAHRTNKRLFLPPEGYQFTKIDLKAHERIENIKSLIGQYDEFEDFLVYMDDVFSRLVFGVKSERFESAVDELGKLLGFNTERPDSNWKSGPDNLWAIKNGEYLFIECKSEVLLTRAEILKDETGQFNNNIAWFKRFYPGAKVVYSIIIPTKKVKSNTGFNESVVVLRERGLKNLVSNARAFVLGFKNSDLKSLSDNFIHQSIHQHNLDADGLIEYYFESTLLVN, translated from the coding sequence ATGCCAATTAACTTTGAAAAACGATCACCTAACAAGGGAACGGAAAAAAAGGTACATCCATGCGAAATTTACGACACCCTGGATAGGAATGCCAACAAAGGTCCTCTTCGCGTACCTGTCCAAAATGCCGTTTTGGATAATTGGTTTGTAAATTACCGAAATCAACGCGACGTAATATTGAAATTACCAACCGGAGAAGGTAAAACTCTCATTGGGCTATTGATACTGCAATCGAAGATAAACCAGAAAAAGGGATCGTGCTTGTATATTTGTCCAAACAAGTATCTAGCCGACCAGGTTCGCATACAGGCGGATGAATTCGGTATCCACCACTGTGCAATAAATGAGAATGGACTCCCGGAAGATTTTATCAACGGGGAAAAAATATTGATCACGCACGCCCAAATAGTTTTTAACGGGCGCAGCACAAACTTCGGCATAGGACAGGATTCGATAGAGGTTGAAAACATCCTTTTGGATGACGCACACAGCTGTATTGAAATCATAAAAACAGCTAGTAAATTCCGAATACCGCGATCGTCAGATTGCTACCACGAGTTGTTACAGATTTTCGGTGACGCTCTAAAAAGCCAAGGGGCTGGAACCTATGCAGATATCTGCAATGAATCTAAAAGCGCAATACTTGCCGTGCCTTACTGGGAATGGGAGAGCAAACAAGATGAAGTTATTCAGATCCTTTCAAAGTACAATAAAAGTATGGATAAATCAGTATGGTTTGTCTGGGATTTATTAAAGGATAATCTTGATAATTGCACGGCTGTATTTTCTGGCGCGGGTATTGAAATATCACCAAGATTATTACCGATGGAGATGTTCGGCGCATTTTACAACGCTTCTCATCGTGTATTTATGTCAGCAACCATTTCAAACGATTCATTTTTTATTCGCGACCTTGGATTGACCAAGGAGGTTATAGAGATGCCATTAACTTTTGATAAAAAATGGTCTGGCGAAAAGATGGTGCTGATTCCCTCACTAATCGATGGCAGCTTAACAAGAGAATCTCTTGTAAATTGGATAGGTAAATGGCGGAACACAAATTATGGTGTAGTCGCCATTACTCCCAGCAACTGGCATAAGAAAATATGGGAAAGCCTTGGATCGACTGCCGTTGACGCAAGCAATCTTTTAGAGGAAGTGGAAAAACTAAAACTAGGGCACTTTCCAAGCCCTGTTGTTATGGCAGCCAAGTATGACGGTGTAGACCTTCCTGACAATATGTGCCGTATCTTGGTAATCGATTCGCTACCTATCACAGAAACTATCACCGAAAAATATATTGAATGCTGTATCCCTAATAGCACCTTTACACAAATCAAAACCGCACAAACAATTGAGCAAGGCTTAGGGCGCGCAGTAAGGGGCGAAAAAGACTATTGTGTCGTCTTGCTTCTTGGCAACGATCTCGTCAAACAGATACGCTTCAAAGGGTCTCGGCCATACCTCTCGCCACAAACACGCAAACAAATCGACATAGGGTTAGACTTAGCAAAGTACGCAAGAGAAGACATGGATGAGTCGCAAAACTATATTCAAATGCTCATCTCTGTCATTAATCAAGGGTTGGGGCGAGATGAATCTTGGAAACAGTTTTATATTAGTAATATGGATTCAATTGACCTCGATGATAGTCGATCTACCGAAATCAGCGATGAGATGCTCATCCAGGAGCGCAAGGCAGAATGTTATCACTCAGAAGGAAAACACACTGACGCAGCCAACGCGATCCAAGTTTTGCTTGACAAACACTCTGCCACGCTTTCTAAAGAAGAACGCGGATGGTATCTACAAGAAATGTCTCGGTATTTATACGCTCAAAATCGCGTCGAAGGAATGGCGATGCAAGTGAACGCACACAGGACCAATAAACGATTATTCCTTCCCCCGGAAGGATACCAGTTCACAAAGATTGATCTGAAAGCGCATGAGCGGATAGAAAATATTAAAAGCCTAATTGGTCAGTACGACGAATTCGAGGATTTTCTTGTTTATATGGACGATGTGTTTTCGCGTTTAGTTTTTGGTGTTAAATCAGAGCGATTCGAAAGTGCTGTTGACGAATTGGGCAAGCTTCTCGGTTTTAATACTGAGCGACCAGACTCAAATTGGAAGTCTGGACCTGACAATTTATGGGCTATCAAAAACGGTGAATATCTATTTATCGAATGTAAAAGTGAAGTGCTGCTAACGCGTGCTGAGATTTTAAAAGATGAAACGGGTCAATTTAATAATAACATCGCTTGGTTTAAACGATTTTATCCAGGCGCAAAGGTAGTTTATTCCATCATTATTCCAACAAAAAAAGTGAAATCAAATACAGGTTTCAATGAATCGGTGGTAGTGCTTAGAGAGCGCGGTTTGAAGAACCTTGTATCTAATGCCCGAGCGTTTGTTTTGGGATTCAAAAACAGTGACCTAAAGAGTTTGTCAGATAATTTTATTCATCAGTCTATACACCAGCACAATTTAGACGCTGACGGTCTGATTGAATACTATTTTGAATCAACTCTGTTAGTTAACTAA
- a CDS encoding SprT-like domain-containing protein yields MLEEKPTTECYQTLSSAYDYFNSALFAGQLPDVIITFHRQRKVMGYASIGRWVNEKRQYVDELAVNPEYFAKYPLIEICQTLCHEMAHIWQAHYGSPGRRGYHNAQWAKKMLQIGLIPSSTGKPGGQNTGEWMMDYVLLEGPFHNACKELLKKGYRLPWVDRYPVYRLELPITAYDDKGSEYELTENLNPRPAAAVAAMRAEQDTSVVMTEQSLSERAFSSEHEEVSRFYDDDNLGELITSKPKPRSGRIKYACKTCHIQLWGKPGLNVVCGDCNKKLSEVI; encoded by the coding sequence GTGCTAGAAGAAAAACCGACAACAGAATGTTACCAGACGCTTTCGAGCGCGTATGACTATTTTAACAGCGCGTTGTTTGCCGGGCAATTGCCTGATGTCATCATCACATTTCACCGACAGCGCAAAGTGATGGGTTATGCCTCCATCGGCCGATGGGTCAATGAAAAACGTCAATATGTAGATGAACTAGCCGTCAACCCTGAATACTTCGCAAAATACCCTCTGATCGAGATCTGCCAAACCCTGTGTCATGAGATGGCGCACATCTGGCAGGCTCACTATGGATCACCCGGACGACGGGGTTACCATAACGCCCAATGGGCCAAAAAGATGCTGCAAATAGGGTTGATCCCCTCATCCACTGGGAAGCCCGGTGGACAGAATACGGGGGAATGGATGATGGACTATGTCCTGCTAGAAGGCCCATTTCACAACGCCTGTAAAGAGCTTCTCAAAAAGGGTTATCGTCTGCCCTGGGTTGACCGCTATCCTGTCTATCGCCTGGAGCTACCTATTACCGCCTACGATGACAAAGGCTCCGAATACGAACTGACCGAGAATTTAAATCCCAGACCCGCTGCGGCAGTCGCAGCCATGCGAGCAGAGCAAGACACTTCGGTAGTTATGACTGAGCAGTCACTAAGCGAACGAGCATTTAGCAGTGAGCATGAAGAGGTTAGCCGGTTTTATGATGACGACAATCTCGGCGAGCTGATCACTTCAAAGCCAAAACCGCGATCGGGACGCATTAAATATGCGTGCAAAACATGCCATATCCAGCTTTGGGGCAAGCCTGGATTGAACGTAGTTTGTGGAGACTGTAACAAAAAACTAAGTGAGGTAATTTAG